The Caldisericum sp. genome segment CAAACTACAGAATGCATACGATTATAAGAAACACTCTTAAAAAAGTATTTCCAATTGTGCGAAGTTATTTTTCTTATGTACCATCGTTTGACACGACCTGGGGATTTATAATTGCCTCAAAGAAAATTGACCCTAAGGCGTTTACGAAAGAACAGATAGATAGTATGATTAAAGAGCGAATTTCAGGGACACTGAGATTTTACGATGGGGAAACTCATACTGCGCTCTTTAACCTGCCAAAAGATATAAGAAAATTAATTGAAGTTGAGACAGAGGTTATAACAGATTCCCATTATATCCCGCTTGAAAGAAAAGAAAACCTATGATTCTCATTAAAAATGTTTCTGCGATTTTAGATTCTAAAACTTACAAAGAATCTGTAGATATAGTAATAAAAGATTCACGAATTTCTTTTTTAGGGGACAATGCCCCCGAGGACAACTATTCAAAAGTAATTGATGGAAGTAAATACATTGCGCTTCCTGGCTTTGTGAATACCCACTCTCATCTTGCGATGACATTTATGCGTGGCTATGCGGAGGATGTGACACTACAGGACTGGCTGTATAAGCACATTTTCCCCCTTGAAGAGCGCCTTACTTACGATATGGTATACTTTGGCACACTTCTTGCAGCAATTGAATCAATAAAAACAGGAACAACAACTGTTGCGGACTTTTATTTGTATCCTCAGGCATCATTTCGTGCCCTCTCCGAAATTGGTATGAGAGGTAATGTTGGCATTGCCTACGCCTCTAAGCCCTTTATGGACAGGGTTATTATCGAAGAAGTTGAGAAAAAGTATAGAGAACTTGCAGGAAAAGATGAGAAAATTTTGGTAAGCCTTGCACCACACGCACCTTACACCGTTTCCCAAGAACTTCTCAAACTCACAAAGGAAGTTTCGAAAAAACTTGGTGCCATAGTTCAAATCCACCTTCACGAAACCGAGAAAGAAGTTGTCGATTATATGAAATCCTATTCAAGGACGCCAATTGAATACCTTGCCTCGATAAGTTTTCTTAGCGATAGGGTTGTTGCTGCACACTGCGTCTGGGTAAGCGAAAACGACATAAAGATCCTCAAGAAAAATGGCGTATGGGTTTCTTTAAATCCGGAAAGTAATATGAAACTTGGCTCGGGCATTGCACCGATTGATAGGTTTATCGATAGTCGTGTGAAACTTGTTGCAGGAACCGATGGAGTTGCATCGAACAATAATCTTTCAGTTCTTGAAGCAGTGCGTATAATAGGGCTTCTTGCAAAAGGTATTTCACGCAATCCTCGAATGTTGAGTGTAAATGATGCATTCGATATTCTTACAGTAAATGGTGCAAAAGCGTTAGGCTTTGACGATGTTGGAGTTCTCAAAGAGGGCTACAAGGCAGATTTGATTCTTGTTCGAAAAGACAAACCAAATATGATGCC includes the following:
- a CDS encoding amidohydrolase, whose translation is MILIKNVSAILDSKTYKESVDIVIKDSRISFLGDNAPEDNYSKVIDGSKYIALPGFVNTHSHLAMTFMRGYAEDVTLQDWLYKHIFPLEERLTYDMVYFGTLLAAIESIKTGTTTVADFYLYPQASFRALSEIGMRGNVGIAYASKPFMDRVIIEEVEKKYRELAGKDEKILVSLAPHAPYTVSQELLKLTKEVSKKLGAIVQIHLHETEKEVVDYMKSYSRTPIEYLASISFLSDRVVAAHCVWVSENDIKILKKNGVWVSLNPESNMKLGSGIAPIDRFIDSRVKLVAGTDGVASNNNLSVLEAVRIIGLLAKGISRNPRMLSVNDAFDILTVNGAKALGFDDVGVLKEGYKADLILVRKDKPNMMPMHSPHSNIIYSMYPTDVDTVIINGEIVMLEGKILTIDEEIVKTEFNNLLKKLIEKE